From a single Eleginops maclovinus isolate JMC-PN-2008 ecotype Puerto Natales chromosome 2, JC_Emac_rtc_rv5, whole genome shotgun sequence genomic region:
- the elmo3 gene encoding engulfment and cell motility protein 3 has product MPQQKDIVKIAIQMPGAYPQLIQLDQKKPLSAVIKEVCDGWNLPGPDNYALQYADGVQTYITESNRLDIKNGCILRLTKAPGRCAEDLYKGIQSTDSGVRCDSLKELASVSTDVTFAQEFISRDGHLLLVKIVEDSNESNAIMTHTLTGFMELMDHGIVSWENLSCVFIKKIASFVNAKSTDVSIQQVSLDILESMVLSSHSLFLQVKQEVTMERLIAHLQVTNPQIQTKAMALLMALLQTAGDSDRQDMFAFLNKKNLRQYIYKNIIHSSGSVQDEMAHYLYVLQSVTLNHLEPRMRTPLDSYNQEQREILHSLRQTAFETESENSLSHERRRSLCAKEFKKLGFSNNSNPGQDLVRTPPGLLALDTMYYFAARYPDAYSRFVLENSSREDKHECPFAKSSIQLTLILCEILRIGEPPSETRSDYHPIFFSQDRLMEELFCVCIQLLNKTWKEMRATQEDFDKVMQVVREQITRTLSTKPTSLELFKNKVNALNYSEILKLRQTERLHQEETLALPVLELKERLKPELLELIRQQRLNRLCQGTMFKKISSRRRQDKLWYCRLSPNHKMLHYGDAEEETDNPPIETLQDKIPVADIKGLLTGKDCPHMKENKGKQNKEVLDLAFSITYDVEEDSLNFIAPSRTDFCLWTDGLSVLLGREMSSESMRSELEILLSMEIKLRLLDLENVPIPECAPVIPKPPSNYNFCYDFSQTEQ; this is encoded by the exons ATGCCTCAACAGAAGGACATAGTGAAGATTGCCATCCAGATGCCTGGGGCCTATCCCCAGCTCATACAACTGGACCAG AAAAAACCTTTGTCTGCTGTGATAAAGGAAGTGTGTGATGG ctggaATCTCCCAGGTCCAGACAACTATGCTCTGCAGTATGCTGATGGAGTGCAGACGTACATCACTGAATCG AATCGTCTGGACATAAAGAATGGCTGCATTCTGCGTCTGACCAAGGCACCG GGCCGATGCGCAGAGGACTTGTACAAAGGCATCCAGAGCACGGACTCAGGCGTGCGCTGCGATTCGCTGAAGGAACTGGCGAGCGTTTCCACGGACGTGACCTTTGCTCAGGAGTTCATCAGCCGAGACGGACACCTCTTATTGGTCAAGATAGTAGAGGACTCTAATGA gAGCAATGCGATTATGACCCACACACTGACAGGCTTCATGGAACTGATGGACCATGGGATCGTTTCATGGGAGAACCTCTCCTGTGTCTTCATCAAGAAG ATTGCCAGCTTTGTCAATGCCAAGTCGACCGACGTATCAATACAACAGGTGTCCCTGGACATCCTGGAGAGCATGGTGCTGAGTAGCCACAGCCTCTTCCTGCAggtcaaacaggaagtcaccATGGAGAGGCTCATCGCTCACCTCCAGGT GACCAATCCGCAGATACAGACCAAAGCCATGGCTCTACTCATGGCACTACTACAAACTGCAGGGGACTCGGACAGACag GATATGTTTGCCTTCCTGAATAAGAAGAATCTCCGACAGTACATTTATAAA AACATCATCCATAGTTCTGGTTCGGTCCAGGACGAAATGGCCCACTACCTCTATGTCCTGCAGTCCGTTACCTTGAATCACCTAGAGCCTCGCATGAGGACACCGCTGGACTCCTACAACCAG GAGCAGAGAGAAATCCTTCATAGTTTGCGGCAGACGGCGTTTGAGACGGAGAGCGAGAACAGTCTGAGCCACGAGAGACGGCGCTCACTCTGCGCCAAAGAGTTCAAGAAGTTAGGCTTCTCT AACAATAGTAACCCAGGGCAGGACTTGGTGAGGACGCCTCCAGGTCTTCTAGCGTTGGACACCATGTATTACTTTGCAGCGCGCTATCCTGATGCCTACAGCAGG TTTGTCCTGGAGAACAGCAGCCGGGAAGACAAACACGAGTGTCCGTTCGCCAAGAGCAGCATCCAGCTCACACTCATCCTGTGTGAAATCCTTCGCATCGGAGAACCCC CCTCAGAGACGAGATCTGACTACCACCCTATCTTCTTCAGTCAGGATCGGCTGATGGAGGAGCTTTTCTGTGTCTGCATTCAGCTGCTCAACAAGACCTGGAAGGAGATGAGAGCCACACAGGAGGACTTCGATAAG GTGATGCAGGTGGTGAGGGAGCAGATCACCAGGACGTTGTCCACCAAGCCCACCTCCCTGGAGCTCTTCAAGAACAAAGTCAATGCCCTGAACTACAGCGAGATCCTCAAACTGCGCCAGACAGAGCGGCTGCACCAAGAAGAGACTCTCGCTCTGCCTGTACT GGAGCTCAAAGAGCGCCTGAAGCcagagctgctggagctgaTCCGCCAGCAGAGACTCAACAGGCTGTGTCAGGGAACCATGTTCAAAAAGATCAGCAGCCGACGCAGACAGG ATAAACTGTGGTACTGCCGCCTGTCGCCCAATCACAAAATGCTTCACTACGGGGATGCGGAGGAGGAGACGGACAATCCACCAATAGAAACACTGCAAGACAAGA TTCCAGTGGCAGATATCAAAGGCTTACTGACGGGAAAGGACTGTCCTCACATGAAGGAGAACAAAGGCAAACAGAATAAG GAGGTGCTGGACCTAGCATTTAGCATCACATATGACGTAGAAGAGGACAGCCTTAACTTCATCGCCCCCTCCAGAACTGAT TTCTGCCTGTGGACAGATGGACTGAGCGTCCTCCTGGGCCGGGAGATGAGCAGCGAGTCCATGCGCAGCGAGCTGGAGATCCTGCTCTCCATGGAGATCAAGCTCCGCCTTCTGGACCTCGAGAACGTTCCCATCCCCGAATGTGCGCCCGTCATCCCCAAACCACCGAGCAACTACAACTTCTGCTACGACTTCAGCCAGACGGAGCAGTAG